A single genomic interval of Cucumis sativus cultivar 9930 chromosome 7, Cucumber_9930_V3, whole genome shotgun sequence harbors:
- the LOC101218718 gene encoding transcription factor UNE12: MANNHSDTQADDFLEQILGIPFGSSDQGLAGTDGGLAGAAAAAAAAAAAVAAQGQAPMMLQLSSGDGGGHITTIGSGSVGGTGFHGGPPFPLGLSLDQGKSGFLKAEEASGSGKRYCGEVVDVRASSVKNVFQGQQMHAAMGAAPHPPAMRPRVRARRGQATDPHSIAERLRRERIAERIRALQELVPSVNKTDRAAMLDEIVDYVKFLRLQVKVLSMSRLGGAGAVAPLVTDIPLSSVEEEGSEGGRNQPAWDKWSNDGTERQVAKLMEENVGAAMQFLQSKALCIMPISLASAIYHTQPPDSSSVVKPESNPPP, translated from the exons ATGGCTAACAACCATTCCGATACTCAAGCCGATGATTTCCTCGAACAGATTCTTGGGATCCCTTTTGGTTCCTCCGACCAAGGATTAGCTGGAACTGACGGCGGATTGGCCggagcagcagcagcagctgCTGCTGCGGCGGCGGCGGTGGCGGCTCAGGGTCAGGCTCCGATGATGCTTCAGCTTAGCTCCGGGGATGGCGGTGGTCATATCACTACGATTGGGAGTGGAAGTGTCGGTGGAACTGGGTTTCATGGCGGACCCCCTTTTCCTCTGGGGTTGAGTTTGGACCAAGGGAAGAGTGGGTTTCTTAAGGCTGAGGAAGCTTCTGGAAGTGGAAAACGGTATTGTGGTGAGGTTGTTGATGTTCGAGCTTCGTCTGTTAAAAAT GTTTTTCAAGGCCAACAAATGCATGCTGCTATGGGTGCAGCCCCGCATCCACCAGCAATGCGCCCTAGGGTACGGGCAAGACGAGGACAGGCCACTGACCCACATAGTATTGCAGAGCGG TTACGAAGAGAAAGGATTGCAGAGAGAATTAGGGCCTTGCAGGAACTTGTACCGAGTGTTAATAAG ACGGATAGAGCTGCAATGCTTGATGAAATAGTAGACTACGTAAAGTTCCTTCGCCTTCAAGTAAAG GTTCTGAGCATGAGTAGATTGGGTGGAGCTGGTGCTGTGGCACCACTTGTAACGGATATTCCACTATCATCAGTTGAG GAAGAAGGAAGTGAAGGTGGTAGGAACCAACCGGCATGGGACAAGTGGTCGAACGATGGTACAGAGAGACAAGTTGCTAAACTTATGGAAGAAAACGTGGGAGCCGCTATGCAATTCCTACAATCAAAGGCACTCTGCATAATGCCGATCTCATTGGCTTCAGCGATTTATCACACACAACCTCCTGATAGCTCGAGTGTTGTGAAGCCAGAGAGTAATCCTCCTCCATAG
- the LOC101219190 gene encoding protein OSB2, chloroplastic isoform X1, producing MVMALEQTLILSSSLSSKNSIFSIPRNQLPISSFFPFHSYLNPPKHLRFPAPFPKCSAMENYTNYSAVTYPKPSQIPWKKELSNSVTLIGTVGLPVELKHLPSGKDVAWTRLAVWKSSTETSWIGLTFWDELAHIASQHVQKGNQIYVSGRLVADLVEADDGKQQTYYKVVVQQLNFIERSNSTAPHYDQDSNSIMAGRKPGSGAVDNTGSTQELWQAFFANPVDWWDNRKNKKNPKYPDFKHKDTGEALWVEGRYNPPWVKSQLALLDMRMGSLDDQEAKMANFVTSFDFPSY from the exons ATGGTAATGGCGTTAGAGCAAACCCTAATTCTTTCATCTTCATTGTCATCAAAGAATTCTATCTTCTCCATCCCTAGAAACCAATTACcaatctcttctttcttcccttttcaCTCCTATCTAAACCCTCCTAAACACCTCCGTTTCCCTGCTCCTTTCCCAAAATGCTCCGCTATGGAAAACTACACCAATTACTCTGCTGTAACCTACCCCAAACCTTCCCAAATTCCATGGAAGAAGGAGCTTAGTAACTCCGTCACTCTCATTGGGACCGTTGGTCTGCCTGTCGAGCTCAAGCACCTGCCATCTGGCAAGGATGTGGCCTGGACGCGACTTGCTGTTTGGAAGTCTTCTACTGAAACATCTTG GATAGGTTTAACATTCTGGGATGAATTGGCACATATTGCTTCTCAGCACGTCCAGAAAGGCAACCAGATATATGTATCTGGTCGGCTGGTAGCAGATTTAGTTGAAGCTGATGATGGGAAACAGCAAACATACTACAAG GTAGTGGTTCAGCAACTGAATTTTATAGAAAGAAGCAACTCAACAGCACCCCATTACGACCAAGACTCTAATTCCATAATGGCAG GGAGAAAGCCCGGCAGTGGTGCTGTTGATAACACAGGGTCCACACAAGAACTATGGCAAGCATTCTTTGCTAATCCCGTTGACTGGTGGGACAATAGGAAGAATAAG AAGAACCCAAAATATCCTGATTTTAAACACAAGGACACTGGGGAAGCCTTGTGGGTTGAGGGCAGGTATAATCCACCTTGGGTGAAGTCTCAGCTTGCATTATTAGACATGAGAATGGGTTCTCTTGATGATCAGGAAGCCAAAATGGCCAACTTCGTAACTAGTTTTGATTTTCCATCTTACTAA
- the LOC101219190 gene encoding protein OSB1, mitochondrial isoform X2, with the protein MLHHLYRIGLTFWDELAHIASQHVQKGNQIYVSGRLVADLVEADDGKQQTYYKVVVQQLNFIERSNSTAPHYDQDSNSIMAGRKPGSGAVDNTGSTQELWQAFFANPVDWWDNRKNKKNPKYPDFKHKDTGEALWVEGRYNPPWVKSQLALLDMRMGSLDDQEAKMANFVTSFDFPSY; encoded by the exons ATGTTGCATCATCTTTATAG GATAGGTTTAACATTCTGGGATGAATTGGCACATATTGCTTCTCAGCACGTCCAGAAAGGCAACCAGATATATGTATCTGGTCGGCTGGTAGCAGATTTAGTTGAAGCTGATGATGGGAAACAGCAAACATACTACAAG GTAGTGGTTCAGCAACTGAATTTTATAGAAAGAAGCAACTCAACAGCACCCCATTACGACCAAGACTCTAATTCCATAATGGCAG GGAGAAAGCCCGGCAGTGGTGCTGTTGATAACACAGGGTCCACACAAGAACTATGGCAAGCATTCTTTGCTAATCCCGTTGACTGGTGGGACAATAGGAAGAATAAG AAGAACCCAAAATATCCTGATTTTAAACACAAGGACACTGGGGAAGCCTTGTGGGTTGAGGGCAGGTATAATCCACCTTGGGTGAAGTCTCAGCTTGCATTATTAGACATGAGAATGGGTTCTCTTGATGATCAGGAAGCCAAAATGGCCAACTTCGTAACTAGTTTTGATTTTCCATCTTACTAA
- the LOC101219427 gene encoding auxin-induced protein 22D — MAKLAASSDHPDLNFQATELRLGLPGSDDTNRRTESKSNKRPFSEIDKENNSSVSDVGNHIDQTSQPPPSKAQVVGWPPVRSYRKNCLAVKKSEIESSSGGYVKVSMDGAPYLRKIDLTVYKSYTDLVKALENMFKFNLGGYSEREGFNGSDYVPTYEDKDGDWMLVGDVPWEMFISSCKRLRIMKGSEARGLGCL; from the exons ATGGCCAAACTGGCAGCTTCTTCTGATCACCCAGATCTCAACTTCCAAGCCACCGAGCTCCGCCTTGGCCTCCCCGGCTCCGACGACACCAATCGTCGCACCGAATCAAAGTCGAACAAGAGACCCTTTTCAGAGATCGATAAGGAAAATAACAGCAGCGTTTCTGACGTTGGGAATCACATCGATCAAACCTCCCAACCTCCTCCATCcaa ggCACAAGTTGTTGGATGGCCACCTGTTCGATCATACCGAAAGAATTGTTTGGCTGTAAAGAAGAGCGAGATAGAAAGTTCAAGTGGAGGGTACGTGAAAGTAAGCATGGACGGAGCTCCATACCTAAGGAAGATTGATTTAACCGTCTACAAAAGTTACACGGACCTCGTAAAGGCCTTGGAGAACATGTTCAAATTCAATCTAG GTGGTTACTCAGAAAGAGAAGGTTTCAATGGATCTGATTATGTTCCAACTTACGAAGACAAAGATGGTGATTGGATGCTCGTCGGAGACGTCCCATGGGA AATGTTCATCTCTTCTTGCAAAAGATTGAGAATCATGAAAGGATCAGAAGCAAGAGGGTTGGgatgtttataa